GGTCGTTCACGATCGAAGGCGACACGGTGGCGATCGAGGCGGTCCCCGGGACCATTGACGGGGACGGGCAATGGATGCAGGACGCCGGGACGGACGGGGGCTTCATCGTCGACGACGGCTGCGATCGCACCGTGGACTCGGCGATTTGGTTCTGGCCCGAGCGGAAGCAGCTCGTGATGGAGATGGGCGGGTCTTCGGACGCGCCGACCATGGAGTGTCCGGACGTGACGTTTTCGGCGAGGCTGGAGCGGGGCTAGAATGATGGAATTGCAGGAGATCGTCGAACGGACCCGGGCCGGTGAGAAGGTCGGAATAACGGTAAGGCAGCTTCTGCGCCTGTTCGGTAGCAAGGGGCGCGGATGGCGCGTCGTGGGGCGCATCGAGAAGGAGCTTCAGGAACTCGGTTTGGGCACCGAGCCGAGTTTCGAGCCGCCGACAAAACTTGACGCGACGGTGTGGTTTGTGGTTCGGCCGACCGAGGCGGAGATCGCCACGGTCCTCGACGAGTACACAAGGGAGACGGGGCATCTGCCTGGTAGCAAGCGGCTGACTCCCAAGAAGGACGACCCACCGTCACCGCCCTCGTTCTCGGCAGTGGACGTCGAAACGGCGAACCCTAGCCGCGACAGCATCTGTCAGGTCGGAATCGTCAACGTCCGGGACGGCCAGATAGTGGACGAATGGACCACGCTGGTAGACCCTGAAACGTGGTTCGATGACTGGAACGTCGATATCCATGGGATCGACGAAGAGGATGTGGTAGGCAGTCCGACGATGCCCGAACTGGAGGCCGAGATCCGTCAACGCCTACAGGGTCACGTCGTGACCCATTCGGCCTTCGACCGGGTGGCGTTCCAGCGCGCGTTCGAGCGCTACGGGCTTGCCACCCTGTCCGGTTTGTGGGTCGACACCGCACGCGTCGTGCGGCGGGCGTGGCGGGACCGTTTCGGCAAGAAGGGATACGGCCTATGGAACGTCGCCGAGTTCCTCGGGATCGAGTTTGAGCACCATGACGCACTTGAGGATGCGCGCGCGTGTGCCCGGATCATGCTTCGCGCCTGTCAGGACACGGGCTTGAGCCTAGAGGATTGGCCGAAGAGGGTCAGGCAGCCGATCTTTCCCAGCGCGCATGGCCCCGGTCCCGCCCCCGGCTA
This region of Gammaproteobacteria bacterium genomic DNA includes:
- a CDS encoding exonuclease domain-containing protein, producing MGRIEKELQELGLGTEPSFEPPTKLDATVWFVVRPTEAEIATVLDEYTRETGHLPGSKRLTPKKDDPPSPPSFSAVDVETANPSRDSICQVGIVNVRDGQIVDEWTTLVDPETWFDDWNVDIHGIDEEDVVGSPTMPELEAEIRQRLQGHVVTHSAFDRVAFQRAFERYGLATLSGLWVDTARVVRRAWRDRFGKKGYGLWNVAEFLGIEFEHHDALEDARACARIMLRACQDTGLSLEDWPKRVRQPIFPSAHGPGPAPGYRSREGNPDGPLHGEVIVFTGTLLRPRSELVDKAVEWGCDYRNRMSGRVTILVVGTQDERKLRGRKKSTKQRDAEALITKGHELRIITEEDFWQLTE